In Diadema setosum chromosome 19, eeDiaSeto1, whole genome shotgun sequence, a genomic segment contains:
- the LOC140243151 gene encoding protein D3-like: MDSFQIHEVVPHVLDEAPPEIAEVSWSDEAKCMLGNELTPTQVKNKPTLKWRAEEGALYTILFTDPDSPTRHDPNRVEVVHWMVFNVPGNDVSRGLEHAAYIESLPRENSGLHRYVYLIYKQPNGDVITPKDGYRPRSAERRRPWDTRQFAEEYGLGKPVAGNFYVAQYDDNVPLFRAEMLAGSAK; the protein is encoded by the exons ATGGATAGTTTCCAAATCCACGAGGTCGTCCCACACGTGCTCGATGAGGCGCCACCGGAAATCGCCGAGGTCAGCTGGAGCGACGAAGCCAAGTGCATGCTGGGAAATGAGTTGACCCCAACACAG GTGAAAAACAAACCCACGTTGAAATGGCGGGCGGAAGAGGGCGCCCTGTACACGATCCTGTTCACAGATCCCGATTCCCCAACGCGACATGATCCAAATAGAGTCGAGGTTGTCCATTGGATGGTATTTAACGTTCCCGGAAATGACGTCAGCAGGGGACTGGAGCACGCAGCCTACATCGAATCTCTTCCTCGAGAAAATTCAG GACTTCATCGTTACGTGTACCTGATCTATAAACAGCCGAATGGTGACGTCATCACTCCAAAGGATGGATACCGCCCTCGCAGTGCAGAGCGAAGGAGACCGTGGGACACCCGCCAGTTCGCGGAAGAATACGGTCTCGGAAAGCCTGTAGCTGGCAACTTCTACGTTGCGCAATACGACGATAATGTACCCCTATTCCGCGCAGAAATGCTAGCTGGCTCTGCAAAGTAA